Within the Balaenoptera acutorostrata chromosome 10, mBalAcu1.1, whole genome shotgun sequence genome, the region TTGGAATGTGGAGTTAGCCCCAAAGAGGGATCTGTCTAAAGAAACGAAATCTCGTGTGGAAGTACCTGAAACATTGAATGGTGATATTATTCCAGTGCCTGAGTGTGGAGAGACCTGTGACCACGAAGCCAGATGGGAAAGGCAACGGGTAAGCTCTTCGGTGGAGAGACCCTATATCTGTGGTGAATGTGGGAAAAGCTTCACCCAGAATTCCATCCTCATCGAGCACCAGAGAACGCACACGGGTGAGAAGCCCTATGAGTGTGATGAATGTGGGCGGGCCTTCAGCCAGCGGTCAGGCCTCTTCCAGCACCAGAGACTCCACACTGGGGAGAAGCGCTACCAGTGCAGCGTTTGTGGTAAAGCCTTCAGCCAGAACGCTGGGCTTTTCCATCACCTCAGGATCCACACGGGGGAAAAACCTTACCAGTGCAGTCAGTGCAGTAAGAGCTTTAGTCGACGTTCTGTCCTCATTaagcatcagagaattcacactggagaaagaCCTTATGAATGTGAGGAATGTGGCAAGAACTTCAGTTACCACTGCAACCTTGTCCAGCATCGGAAAGTCCACCCTGTGGCTGAATCCAGCTAGCTCCTTGGAACAGGTAGGGCAAAATTTCATGATGTCAGACCACTAGGCATGGTAGCAAGGGTCCTGGTTCTTACTTTGTCTCTGAGAGAACAATAAGAGATTAATCATCTAGTATAGGAAGCTCCAAGGAAGACTAGTGAAAACGTCCTTATTTTTATGCTGAGAGACATATAATATCTTAAATATATCTGTCAAAATCTCTTTGGTCAGTGACATCCATACTTTGCAATACTGAATATTGTGTTGACTTCATCAACATAGCCTCAAACACATCTGTCCCAAAAATTTTCTACATGTACTTCAGGAAAACTCCTTCatcctagtttttaaaaacttttaaaaaacaatcttaaaaattatatgcAGCCTGAATACAAAATGTCAAAGGTAGTTCACtgagtatttaaaaattaatttaaaaataattgcagtAAAATCTGTAATGTAAACTATTAGATTAGTTTCCATTCACATAAGATAGGATAATTTGCTTTTAACCTACAAAAGGGGGCAGATGAATCCTCCCATAAATATATAGAAGGCTTCTCCCTGTAGAGGTTTAGTAATTCAGCCTTCAGTTTAGGAACCAAGGTATTGAAGCAACCATATATTATTAGTAGCTCAGTGGCTAGTCATAACAAATATTGCTCATGATTTTAAATTTTGCAAAGCCCAAGACACTTAGGTAAAAATCTGATATCTCACTTCAGATCCTTATTGTGAAAATATAGGCCTCATTGTATTTTTCCTGTGACTTATGAGcattttggggtttttctttatttaaacttttgttatggaaaatttcaaacatatacaaaagtagacagAAAAGTATGATCAGTCTTCCATGTTGATTGCTTTTTATAACCTCCATGCCTCTCAGCACTACCTATTGATTATTATCAAGGTCATACataaaaagatttcttttccttAACACTGACTGAGTGTTACAAAACTTTATACTAAGGCCaggagaccaaaaaaatgaaaaatctatgGTGATAACAATCTGGATTGGAATACCAAATACATACACAGTTAACTTAAGAGTAATAGAAATGCTCTAAGGGACCTCAGAGATCACTTCTACGTGCCCT harbors:
- the LOC130704534 gene encoding zinc finger and SCAN domain-containing protein 23; this translates as MTTALALQTPEMQEGLIAVKVKEEEGDHAYGQESGLSRDNPHTREIFRRRFRQFCYQETPGPREALRRLWELCHQWLRPEMHTKEQILELLVLEQFLTILPEELQAWVREHRPVSGEEAVTVLEDLERELDEPGEQVPAHDHEQEELVKEKATLGAAQESSGGQLQTLEEQPQWNLRGVCPVQEIDDEAGTWNVELAPKRDLSKETKSRVEVPETLNGDIIPVPECGETCDHEARWERQRVSSSVERPYICGECGKSFTQNSILIEHQRTHTGEKPYECDECGRAFSQRSGLFQHQRLHTGEKRYQCSVCGKAFSQNAGLFHHLRIHTGEKPYQCSQCSKSFSRRSVLIKHQRIHTGERPYECEECGKNFSYHCNLVQHRKVHPVAESS